The Pseudomonas sp. DG56-2 genome contains a region encoding:
- a CDS encoding amino acid permease has translation MSVPQQTQSESSNGGLQSGLKQRHMAMIALGGVIGAGLFVGSGVVIQSAGPAALISFMVTGVLVILIMRMLGEMACALPAVGSFYEYARMAWADSPQTSQLAGFLTGWMYWYFWVIVVAVEAVAGASLIQFWMPDVPAWAISLVLMIILTFTNLCSVASFGEFEFWFSSIKVAAILVFLLLGGLYLLGMWPTETHHGLSSMLSNGGFMPNGIGPVLTGAVAATGFYFGAEIVTVAAAESSDPVRSVARATNSVITRVLFFYVGSILLVVTLVPWNSPAMLTPYSSALAAMGFGWTAHVMNAIVLTAVLSCLNSGIYASSRMLFALTKRGDAPRGLAKLSSKGVPRRAIFFGTLFGYLSVVMSYVSPDTIFAFLVNSYGTVAIFVYVLIALSQLRLRAKLEREAPEKLKVRMWCYPYLTYVAIIGMLGIVTGMAFIPEQRMPLALGVVSLAILLLAFLSRSIWRRLKGLPAVVPVSS, from the coding sequence ATGTCCGTACCTCAACAAACCCAATCAGAAAGTTCCAACGGCGGCCTGCAATCCGGGCTGAAGCAACGTCACATGGCCATGATTGCGCTGGGTGGTGTCATTGGTGCCGGTCTGTTTGTCGGCAGCGGTGTGGTCATCCAGTCGGCAGGGCCTGCAGCGCTGATTTCATTCATGGTCACCGGCGTACTGGTCATCCTGATCATGCGCATGCTCGGCGAAATGGCCTGTGCTTTACCGGCGGTTGGGTCCTTCTACGAATATGCACGCATGGCCTGGGCCGACAGTCCACAGACAAGCCAATTGGCCGGTTTTCTCACCGGTTGGATGTATTGGTACTTCTGGGTAATTGTCGTCGCCGTCGAAGCGGTGGCCGGTGCTTCACTCATTCAGTTTTGGATGCCGGATGTACCGGCCTGGGCCATCAGCTTAGTGCTGATGATAATTCTGACATTCACTAACTTGTGCTCGGTGGCGTCCTTCGGTGAATTCGAGTTCTGGTTTTCTTCGATCAAGGTCGCAGCAATCCTGGTCTTTCTCTTGCTCGGTGGGTTGTATCTGCTTGGCATGTGGCCGACCGAAACCCATCACGGCTTGAGTTCGATGTTGAGCAATGGCGGCTTCATGCCCAACGGCATCGGGCCGGTGTTGACCGGTGCAGTGGCCGCGACCGGGTTCTATTTCGGGGCCGAGATCGTCACCGTGGCTGCTGCAGAGTCCTCCGACCCGGTTCGCTCGGTCGCGCGGGCAACCAATTCGGTGATTACCCGCGTGCTGTTCTTCTACGTCGGGTCGATCCTGCTGGTGGTCACGCTGGTACCGTGGAACTCACCTGCGATGCTCACGCCTTACTCCAGTGCGCTTGCCGCCATGGGCTTCGGTTGGACCGCGCACGTGATGAATGCGATCGTGTTGACGGCAGTGTTGTCTTGCCTCAATTCGGGCATCTACGCGTCTTCGCGCATGCTGTTCGCGTTGACCAAACGCGGTGATGCACCGCGGGGCCTGGCCAAGCTGTCTTCGAAGGGCGTTCCGCGTCGGGCGATCTTTTTCGGTACGCTGTTCGGCTATCTGTCGGTGGTCATGTCGTACGTATCGCCGGACACCATCTTCGCCTTTTTGGTCAACTCCTACGGCACCGTGGCGATCTTCGTCTACGTGTTGATCGCGCTGTCTCAGCTGCGCTTGCGCGCCAAGTTGGAGCGTGAGGCGCCGGAGAAACTCAAAGTGCGGATGTGGTGTTATCCCTACCTGACCTACGTTGCCATCATTGGCATGCTCGGTATCGTCACCGGCATGGCGTTCATACCTGAGCAACGCATGCCGCTGGCATTGGGCGTGGTCAGTCTGGCGATTCTGTTGTTGGCGTTCCTCAGTCGCAGCATCTGGCGGCGGCTCAAAGGCCTGCCGGCAGTTGTACCGGTGAGTAGCTAA
- a CDS encoding GMC family oxidoreductase, whose translation MSRAYDFVIVGAGSAGCVLANRLSENGRYSVCLLEAGPADRYPWIHIPIGYAKTMFHPVYNWGFYTDPDPGMNDRRIYWPRGKVFGGCSSINGLIFIRGQRADYDAWARAGNVGWGWDDVLPYFRRAESNDLGPGPTRGTDGPLSASSIKARHPLTEGFIGAAKALGVPHVQDFNSGDQEGVGYYQLTTRKGLRCSTAVAYLHPAKRRANLTIESLAHAEKILFDGTRAVGVQYRQNGQSLSVKARREVILSAGALQSPQLLQLSGVGPAQLLKKFNIAAVHDLPGVGENLQDHLQIRLIYECTQPITTNDDLRSPLRKLRMGLQWLLTRSGPLAIGINQGGLFTRVLEQSATPDIQYHFGTLSADSAGGSVHPFSGFTMSVCQLRPESRGYVRITSTDPMQPPSMQPNYLSTELDRKTVIAAVRYTRKLAATGPLKQLIRHEFRPGIETQSDEQILEFCRQYGATIFHPSGTCKMGNDPLAVVDSRLRVHGVQGLRVVDCSIMPTLVSGNTNVPVVMIAEKASTMILEDCLQPSVRTPHSVAPALPELSTYAS comes from the coding sequence ATGTCACGTGCCTATGACTTCGTCATTGTCGGTGCCGGCTCAGCCGGCTGTGTTCTAGCCAATAGACTCAGCGAGAATGGACGATACAGTGTTTGCCTGCTCGAGGCGGGGCCCGCGGATCGCTATCCGTGGATCCACATCCCGATAGGCTATGCCAAAACCATGTTCCACCCGGTGTACAACTGGGGCTTCTACACCGATCCAGATCCCGGCATGAACGACCGGCGCATCTACTGGCCGCGTGGCAAAGTGTTCGGTGGCTGCAGCTCGATCAACGGGCTCATTTTCATTCGTGGCCAACGCGCCGACTACGATGCCTGGGCCCGCGCCGGTAATGTCGGTTGGGGCTGGGATGATGTATTGCCATACTTCCGTCGCGCCGAGAGCAACGACCTGGGTCCCGGCCCCACACGCGGCACAGACGGGCCGCTCTCGGCATCCAGCATCAAGGCGCGCCACCCGCTCACCGAAGGCTTCATCGGCGCGGCCAAAGCGCTCGGTGTGCCCCACGTCCAGGACTTCAACAGCGGTGATCAGGAAGGCGTCGGTTACTACCAACTGACCACCCGCAAGGGATTGCGCTGCAGCACCGCGGTGGCTTATCTGCACCCCGCCAAGCGGCGGGCCAACCTGACCATAGAATCGCTTGCTCACGCTGAAAAAATACTCTTCGATGGCACCCGCGCAGTTGGTGTCCAGTACCGTCAGAACGGCCAGTCGTTGAGTGTAAAAGCTAGACGCGAAGTGATCCTCAGCGCCGGTGCGCTGCAATCACCGCAGCTCTTGCAACTCTCCGGTGTCGGCCCTGCGCAGTTGTTGAAAAAATTCAATATCGCCGCCGTGCATGACCTGCCGGGTGTGGGTGAGAACCTGCAGGACCATCTGCAGATTCGCTTGATCTACGAATGCACTCAGCCGATCACCACCAACGATGACCTGCGCTCCCCACTACGTAAATTGCGCATGGGCCTGCAGTGGTTACTGACCCGCAGCGGGCCGCTGGCCATTGGCATCAACCAGGGTGGCTTGTTCACACGGGTGCTGGAGCAAAGCGCCACCCCCGACATTCAGTACCACTTCGGTACGCTCAGTGCCGACTCTGCCGGCGGCAGCGTGCATCCCTTCTCCGGCTTTACCATGTCGGTTTGCCAATTGCGTCCCGAAAGCCGTGGCTATGTTCGCATTACCTCCACCGACCCTATGCAACCACCGTCGATGCAGCCCAATTACCTGTCGACCGAGCTGGACCGCAAAACGGTCATTGCCGCAGTCCGCTACACCCGCAAGCTGGCCGCGACCGGGCCGCTCAAGCAGCTGATTCGCCACGAGTTCCGCCCCGGCATCGAAACCCAGAGCGACGAGCAGATTCTGGAGTTCTGCCGTCAGTACGGGGCGACCATCTTTCATCCCTCCGGGACCTGCAAGATGGGTAACGATCCGCTCGCGGTGGTGGATTCACGCCTGCGTGTGCATGGCGTGCAGGGGCTGCGGGTAGTCGACTGCTCGATCATGCCGACCCTGGTCTCGGGCAACACCAATGTGCCGGTGGTGATGATCGCCGAAAAGGCCTCGACAATGATTCTTGAAGATTGTCTACAGCCCAGCGTCCGCACGCCGCATAGCGTGGCGCCAGCGCTGCCGGAACTGAGCACCTACGCATCCTGA
- a CDS encoding MFS transporter has translation MSTASPVRKVVIASVIGATIEWYDFFLYGVVAGIVFNQLYFPSDDPLVSTMLAYGTFAVGFLSRPIGGVIFGHFGDKIGRKSMLIMTMMIMGVATFLIGLVPSYNTIGIWAPILLLVLRVVQGIGLGGEWGGAVLMAFEYAPKHKRGFYASLPQIGLAIGLCLASGVVGLLSYVLSDTQFLDWGWRIAFLLSALLVFVGTWIRLNVMESPEFAKVKAANAEAAIPFVDMMKRYPKNVLAGMGARYIDGVFFNVFGVFSLSYLTQTLNLPRSQALIGVMVAAVVMCFTIPMFGALSDRIGRTRVYFWGSLITALSAFPAFWMMMVSNGDMFMVWIAIVVPFGILYAAIYGPEAAMFCELFDAKVRYTGISFVYQFSGIFASGLTPMIATALMRSSDGQPWTTCLYVLFAGAVSAYCAWWIGARKGEQMKSEFSPAPNPTS, from the coding sequence ATGTCCACGGCCAGCCCTGTGCGCAAGGTGGTTATTGCCAGTGTGATAGGCGCCACCATCGAATGGTACGACTTCTTTCTCTACGGAGTCGTCGCCGGCATTGTGTTCAATCAGTTGTACTTTCCGAGCGATGACCCGCTGGTATCCACCATGTTGGCCTACGGCACCTTCGCTGTAGGCTTTCTCAGCCGCCCGATCGGCGGGGTGATTTTCGGTCACTTCGGCGACAAGATCGGGCGAAAGAGCATGCTGATCATGACCATGATGATCATGGGCGTGGCCACCTTCCTCATTGGCCTGGTGCCCAGTTACAACACCATCGGCATCTGGGCGCCGATCCTGCTACTGGTACTGCGCGTCGTCCAGGGCATCGGCCTGGGAGGCGAATGGGGTGGTGCGGTGCTGATGGCCTTCGAGTACGCGCCAAAACACAAGCGCGGCTTCTACGCCAGCTTGCCGCAGATTGGCCTGGCCATCGGTTTGTGCCTGGCCTCCGGCGTGGTCGGGCTGCTGTCCTATGTACTGAGCGACACTCAGTTTCTCGATTGGGGCTGGCGTATCGCATTTCTACTCAGCGCCTTGCTGGTGTTCGTCGGCACCTGGATCCGTCTGAATGTGATGGAAAGCCCCGAGTTCGCCAAAGTCAAAGCCGCCAATGCCGAAGCCGCCATCCCGTTCGTGGACATGATGAAGCGGTACCCGAAAAACGTCCTGGCCGGTATGGGCGCACGTTACATCGATGGCGTATTTTTCAATGTTTTCGGGGTGTTCTCACTCAGCTACCTGACCCAGACGCTCAACCTGCCACGCTCCCAAGCATTGATCGGAGTAATGGTGGCAGCGGTGGTGATGTGCTTCACCATCCCGATGTTCGGCGCCTTGTCCGATCGTATCGGCCGCACGCGCGTGTACTTCTGGGGCTCGCTGATTACCGCGCTGTCTGCCTTTCCGGCCTTCTGGATGATGATGGTCAGCAATGGCGATATGTTCATGGTGTGGATTGCGATCGTGGTGCCCTTCGGCATTCTCTATGCGGCGATCTACGGACCTGAAGCGGCAATGTTCTGTGAGCTGTTCGACGCCAAGGTACGCTACACCGGCATCTCGTTCGTCTATCAGTTCTCCGGCATCTTCGCCAGCGGCCTGACCCCAATGATCGCCACCGCGCTGATGCGCAGCAGCGATGGGCAACCATGGACGACCTGTTTGTATGTGCTGTTCGCAGGCGCGGTCAGTGCTTACTGCGCCTGGTGGATCGGCGCGCGCAAAGGCGAACAGATGAAGAGCGAATTCAGTCCTGCGCCCAACCCCACCTCCTGA
- a CDS encoding cobalamin biosynthesis protein CobT → MTPPLRREKRQQQLEELCAATLRALSGERRVRYRGGRLEVQERYFPVHAPHLHPNPEHDESLAWRGVADSLALRLKHSDQALVRQVLPTQPIARLVFELLEQLRVESLVADCHPGARRNMLRRFEQWSQQFLDAGHTEGHIGLLLFTLAQMSWILLCGGRAGEQTEMLIEAPRLSLLGHFGAAFGLMRRCRQDQPAFTEHALLIATKVQALIEDLDTERLGDDESNASEVVEKVHLAFALLLDVDQDGEGEISSSGDTHGNPRGSNDTFSYQVFSREHDCEHDATSLVRPDLLRELRQRLDRRLAAQGLNLPRLAKRLGTLLAAPRRDGWAFAQTEGQIDAGRLSRLIISPEQREIFRHELERPHSDCLVTLLIDNSGSMRNHIESIALLADAFSRALELAGARSEILGFTTGQWNGGRPLKRWRALGQPANPGRLNELSHVVYKNAETSWRRARPSIAALLKSDLFREGIDGEALLWARQRLLQREARRRILIVISDGCPMDSATHQTNQQDILDLHLKQVARQIEQEGNVELYALGVGLDLSAYYRRSLELDLSRSLDNAVFDEVLRLLKGHP, encoded by the coding sequence ATGACCCCTCCGCTACGCCGCGAGAAACGTCAGCAACAACTTGAAGAGCTCTGCGCGGCGACGCTGCGGGCGCTTTCCGGCGAGCGGCGCGTGCGCTATCGCGGCGGTCGCCTGGAAGTCCAGGAACGCTACTTTCCGGTCCACGCCCCGCACCTGCACCCCAACCCGGAACACGATGAAAGCCTCGCCTGGCGCGGCGTGGCAGATAGCTTGGCGCTGCGCCTGAAACACAGTGACCAGGCGCTGGTGCGTCAGGTTCTTCCAACGCAGCCCATCGCCCGCCTGGTGTTCGAGTTACTTGAGCAACTGCGCGTCGAGTCGTTGGTAGCCGACTGTCATCCCGGTGCACGGCGCAACATGCTGCGGCGCTTCGAGCAGTGGAGCCAGCAGTTTCTCGACGCCGGGCACACCGAAGGGCACATAGGTCTGCTGCTGTTCACCCTGGCGCAAATGAGCTGGATTCTGCTGTGTGGCGGCCGCGCCGGTGAACAAACGGAAATGCTCATTGAAGCGCCGCGCCTGAGCCTGCTCGGCCACTTCGGCGCCGCCTTCGGTCTGATGCGCCGCTGCCGACAGGATCAACCAGCGTTCACTGAGCATGCCCTGCTGATTGCCACCAAGGTACAGGCGTTGATCGAGGACCTGGACACCGAACGGCTCGGCGACGACGAGAGCAACGCCTCGGAAGTCGTCGAAAAGGTGCATCTGGCCTTCGCACTGCTATTGGATGTGGATCAGGATGGCGAAGGAGAGATCAGCAGCAGCGGCGATACCCACGGTAATCCACGCGGCAGCAACGACACCTTTTCCTATCAAGTATTCAGCCGCGAGCACGATTGCGAGCATGACGCCACCAGCCTGGTGCGCCCCGATCTGTTGCGCGAGCTGCGCCAGCGCCTGGACCGTCGCCTGGCGGCTCAGGGCCTCAATCTGCCACGCCTGGCCAAGCGTCTGGGTACCCTGCTGGCTGCGCCTCGTCGCGACGGTTGGGCGTTTGCCCAAACCGAAGGGCAGATCGATGCAGGCCGACTCAGTCGGCTGATCATCAGCCCGGAGCAACGCGAGATTTTTCGCCACGAGCTGGAGCGTCCGCACAGTGATTGCCTGGTCACCCTGTTGATCGACAATTCCGGCTCCATGCGCAACCATATCGAAAGCATCGCCTTGCTGGCTGACGCCTTTTCTCGCGCATTGGAATTGGCGGGGGCTCGCAGTGAAATCCTGGGTTTCACCACTGGCCAATGGAACGGCGGACGTCCGTTGAAGCGCTGGCGCGCCCTGGGTCAGCCAGCCAATCCGGGCAGGCTCAACGAGCTGAGTCATGTGGTCTACAAGAATGCCGAAACGTCGTGGCGTCGCGCCCGACCAAGCATTGCCGCATTGCTCAAATCTGATCTTTTTCGCGAAGGCATCGATGGTGAAGCGCTTCTCTGGGCACGTCAGCGGCTGCTGCAGCGCGAAGCCCGGCGACGCATCCTGATCGTCATCAGCGATGGCTGTCCGATGGACAGCGCCACCCACCAAACCAATCAGCAAGACATCCTCGACCTGCACCTCAAACAAGTGGCGCGACAGATCGAACAAGAGGGGAATGTTGAGTTGTACGCCCTTGGCGTGGGTCTGGACCTGAGCGCTTACTATCGCCGCAGCCTTGAGCTGGATCTATCGCGTAGCTTGGACAACGCGGTATTCGATGAAGTCCTGCGCTTGCTCAAAGGTCACCCGTAA
- the hutC gene encoding histidine utilization repressor has protein sequence MPKSNEENASLESVSLESPSPLYARVKQIIMQKIRAGVWLPNSKLPSESELLNVLGVSRMTINRALRELTIEGALVRTQGVGTFVAEPKGRAALFEIHNIADEIAARGHQHRSEVIVLEEMPERARASMPFPLEGITRLFHSVLVHFENEVPVQIEERFVNAEVAPAYLEQDFTKVTPYAYLIQLAPLTEGEHVVESIHAKSAECKLLQIKRYEPCLLIRRRTWAAKGQVGCARLVYPGSRYRLEGKVGN, from the coding sequence GTGCCTAAATCCAACGAGGAAAATGCATCTCTCGAGTCGGTCTCGCTCGAAAGCCCCTCGCCGCTGTACGCGCGGGTCAAGCAAATCATCATGCAGAAGATTCGCGCCGGCGTATGGCTGCCCAACTCCAAGCTGCCGTCGGAAAGCGAACTGCTGAATGTGCTGGGCGTGAGTCGCATGACCATCAATCGGGCACTGCGCGAGTTGACCATTGAGGGCGCATTGGTACGTACGCAGGGTGTCGGCACTTTCGTCGCGGAGCCCAAGGGCCGTGCGGCACTGTTTGAGATTCACAATATTGCCGATGAAATTGCTGCCCGCGGCCATCAGCATCGCAGCGAAGTGATCGTGCTCGAAGAAATGCCCGAGCGCGCTCGTGCATCGATGCCCTTCCCGCTTGAAGGGATCACGCGCTTGTTCCACTCGGTGCTGGTGCATTTCGAAAACGAAGTGCCCGTACAAATAGAAGAGCGCTTCGTGAATGCCGAGGTAGCGCCGGCTTATCTAGAGCAAGATTTTACCAAGGTCACCCCATACGCCTACCTGATCCAATTGGCACCACTGACTGAAGGCGAACATGTGGTCGAGTCCATTCACGCCAAGTCCGCCGAATGCAAGTTGCTGCAAATCAAGCGCTACGAGCCGTGCCTGTTGATTCGTCGACGCACCTGGGCGGCAAAGGGCCAGGTTGGCTGTGCACGCCTGGTTTATCCAGGTTCGCGCTATCGCCTGGAAGGTAAGGTCGGCAACTGA
- the hutU gene encoding urocanate hydratase, whose translation MTTRTRKRDVEIRAARGNTLTAKSWLTEAPLRMLMNNLDPEVAENPKELVVYGGIGRAARNWECYDKIVESLTNLNDDETLLVQSGKPVGVFKTHSNAPRVLIANSNLVPHWANWEHFNELDAKGLAMYGQMTAGSWIYIGSQGIVQGTYETFVEAGRQHYNGSLQGKWVLTAGLGGMGGAQPLAATLAGACSLNIECQQSRIDFRLSSRYVDEQAKDLDDALARIAQYTAEGKAISIALLGNAAEILPELVKRGVRPDMVTDQTSAHDPLNGYLPAGWTWEQYRDRAQTEPAAVVKAAKQSMAVHVQAMLEFQKQGVPTFDYGNNIRQMAKEEGVSNAFDFPGFVPAYIRPLFCRGIGPFRWAALSGNAEDIYKTDAKVKELIPDDAHLHNWLDMARERISFQGLPARICWVGLGLRAKLGLAFNEMVRSGELSAPIVIGRDHLDSGSVASPNRETEAMQDGSDAVSDWPLLNALLNTASGATWVSLHHGGGVGMGFSQHSGMVIVCDGTDEAAERIARVLHNDPATGVMRHADAGYQIAIDCAKEQGLNLPMISKA comes from the coding sequence ATGACCACCCGTACTCGCAAGCGCGACGTCGAAATCCGCGCAGCACGCGGCAACACGCTTACCGCCAAAAGCTGGCTGACCGAAGCGCCCCTGCGCATGCTGATGAACAACCTCGACCCGGAAGTTGCCGAGAACCCGAAAGAGCTGGTGGTCTACGGTGGCATTGGCCGTGCCGCGCGTAACTGGGAGTGCTACGACAAAATCGTCGAGAGCCTGACCAACCTCAACGATGACGAAACCCTGCTGGTTCAGTCGGGCAAGCCGGTAGGCGTGTTCAAGACCCACAGCAACGCCCCGCGCGTGCTCATCGCCAACTCCAACCTGGTGCCTCACTGGGCCAACTGGGAGCACTTCAACGAACTGGATGCCAAGGGCCTGGCCATGTACGGCCAGATGACAGCCGGCAGCTGGATCTACATCGGTAGCCAGGGCATCGTCCAGGGCACCTACGAAACCTTCGTCGAAGCCGGTCGCCAGCACTACAACGGCAGCCTCCAGGGCAAGTGGGTACTGACCGCAGGCCTCGGCGGCATGGGCGGCGCCCAGCCACTGGCCGCGACCCTCGCCGGCGCCTGCTCGCTGAACATCGAATGCCAGCAGAGCCGTATCGATTTCCGCCTCAGCAGCCGTTATGTCGACGAGCAAGCCAAGGACCTCGACGATGCCCTGGCGCGTATCGCCCAGTACACCGCCGAAGGCAAGGCCATCTCCATTGCCCTGCTGGGCAACGCGGCAGAAATCCTGCCTGAACTGGTCAAGCGTGGCGTGCGCCCGGACATGGTCACCGACCAGACCAGCGCCCACGACCCGCTCAACGGCTACCTGCCAGCCGGCTGGACCTGGGAGCAGTACCGCGACCGCGCCCAGACCGAGCCTGCTGCCGTGGTCAAGGCGGCCAAACAATCCATGGCCGTTCATGTCCAAGCCATGCTCGAGTTCCAGAAGCAAGGCGTGCCGACCTTCGACTACGGCAACAACATCCGCCAGATGGCCAAGGAAGAAGGCGTCAGCAATGCCTTCGACTTCCCAGGCTTCGTACCGGCCTACATCCGTCCGCTGTTCTGCCGGGGTATCGGTCCGTTCCGCTGGGCCGCGCTGTCGGGCAATGCCGAAGACATCTACAAGACCGACGCCAAGGTCAAGGAACTGATCCCCGACGATGCCCACCTGCACAACTGGCTGGACATGGCCCGCGAGCGCATCAGCTTCCAGGGTCTGCCAGCGCGTATCTGCTGGGTAGGCCTGGGCCTGCGCGCCAAGCTTGGCCTGGCGTTCAACGAAATGGTGCGCAGCGGCGAGCTGTCGGCGCCGATCGTCATCGGTCGCGACCACCTCGATTCGGGTTCGGTGGCCAGCCCTAACCGCGAAACCGAAGCCATGCAGGACGGCTCCGATGCGGTCTCCGACTGGCCGCTGCTCAACGCCCTGCTCAACACCGCCAGTGGCGCGACCTGGGTTTCGCTGCACCACGGTGGTGGCGTGGGCATGGGCTTCTCCCAGCACTCGGGCATGGTCATCGTCTGCGACGGTACCGACGAAGCGGCCGAGCGTATCGCCCGCGTCCTGCACAACGACCCGGCCACCGGTGTCATGCGTCACGCCGATGCCGGTTACCAGATCGCCATCGACTGCGCCAAGGAACAAGGCTTGAACCTACCGATGATCAGCAAGGCCTGA
- a CDS encoding aminotransferase class V-fold PLP-dependent enzyme: protein MSKLYPSIDPEGLVEYSVVYTDRSLNHMSQTFQGVMNNISTTLKQVYNAQAVAVVPGSGTFGMEAVARQFASGQQCLVIRNGWFSYRWSQILEMGNIPAATTVLKARPVELGRQAAFAPPPLEEVLAAIEAHKPQIVFAPHVETSSGIILPDDYLRAVGDAVHAVGGLFVVDCIASGALWLDMHRCAIDLLISAPQKGWSASPCCALVMFSALALERIEHTQSSSFACDLKKWLQIMQAYEQGGHAYHATMPSDALAHFNEVMKETQAYGFDKVRDEQQALGDRVRALLTSKGIKSVAADGFQAPGVVVSYTDDAEIKTGKKFAAHGLQIAAGVPLQCDEPADFQTFRIGLFGLEKLHNIERTVSTLEQALNEIIGH, encoded by the coding sequence ATGTCAAAGCTTTATCCCAGCATCGATCCCGAGGGGCTGGTCGAGTACTCGGTGGTTTACACCGACCGCTCGCTCAACCACATGTCGCAGACGTTCCAAGGGGTGATGAACAACATTTCCACTACCTTGAAGCAGGTGTACAACGCCCAGGCTGTTGCCGTGGTACCCGGCAGCGGCACGTTCGGTATGGAAGCGGTGGCGCGCCAGTTTGCCAGCGGCCAGCAATGCCTGGTGATACGCAACGGCTGGTTCAGTTATCGCTGGAGCCAGATTCTGGAGATGGGCAACATTCCGGCCGCTACCACGGTGCTCAAGGCCCGACCGGTCGAACTCGGCCGCCAGGCCGCCTTCGCCCCACCACCACTGGAGGAAGTACTGGCAGCCATCGAGGCGCACAAACCGCAGATTGTCTTCGCGCCTCACGTCGAGACATCGTCGGGAATTATCCTGCCCGATGACTACTTGCGCGCCGTCGGTGACGCAGTGCATGCCGTGGGCGGATTGTTCGTGGTGGACTGCATCGCCTCGGGCGCGCTCTGGCTCGATATGCACAGGTGCGCGATCGACCTGCTGATCAGTGCGCCGCAAAAAGGCTGGAGTGCATCGCCATGCTGCGCCTTGGTGATGTTCAGCGCCCTGGCCCTCGAGCGCATCGAGCATACCCAGAGCAGCAGCTTTGCCTGTGACCTGAAGAAATGGCTGCAGATCATGCAGGCCTACGAACAGGGCGGGCATGCCTACCACGCAACCATGCCCAGCGATGCCCTGGCGCATTTCAACGAAGTGATGAAAGAAACCCAAGCCTACGGCTTCGACAAGGTCCGCGACGAACAGCAGGCACTGGGTGACCGAGTTCGCGCCTTGTTGACCAGCAAGGGCATCAAGAGCGTGGCCGCAGACGGCTTCCAGGCCCCCGGCGTGGTGGTCAGCTACACCGACGATGCCGAGATAAAAACCGGCAAGAAATTTGCCGCCCACGGTCTGCAGATCGCGGCTGGCGTGCCGCTGCAATGCGATGAGCCGGCCGACTTCCAGACCTTTCGCATTGGTCTGTTCGGGCTGGAAAAGCTGCACAACATCGAGCGCACGGTCAGCACCCTTGAACAGGCGTTGAACGAAATCATCGGCCACTGA
- a CDS encoding MoxR family ATPase, translating into MTDLNFEPASRLVPVRELFGIDSNMRVPTFLTPNEHVPQIDAAYRFNPEVTLAILAGFTRNRRVMLQGLHGSGKSTHIEQVAARLNWPCTRVNLDGHISRLDLIGKDGIVLRDGKQVTEFQEGILPWALRRPMALIFDEYDAGRPDVMFVIQRILERDGKLNLLDQNLVIHPHPSFRLFATANTVGLGNLNGLYNGTQVLNQAQLDRWNIVATLNYLPQAEEVAIVAARVPHLLARHGEDLLRQMVAVADLTRQGFASGDLSTLMSPRCVISWAENMEIFSDPALAFRLSFLNKCDEAERPIVAEYYQRCFDQELAESAFPLLALA; encoded by the coding sequence ATGACCGATCTGAACTTCGAACCTGCCAGCCGCCTGGTCCCTGTCCGGGAGTTGTTCGGCATCGATTCCAACATGCGCGTGCCGACATTCCTCACGCCCAACGAACATGTGCCGCAGATCGACGCGGCCTATCGTTTCAACCCGGAGGTCACCCTGGCGATTCTCGCGGGTTTCACCCGTAATCGCCGAGTGATGCTGCAAGGCCTGCACGGCAGCGGCAAGTCGACCCATATCGAACAGGTCGCGGCAAGGCTCAACTGGCCGTGCACCCGGGTCAACCTGGACGGACACATCAGTCGCCTGGACCTGATCGGCAAAGACGGCATCGTCCTTCGCGACGGCAAGCAGGTCACCGAGTTCCAGGAAGGCATCTTGCCCTGGGCACTGCGCCGGCCCATGGCGCTGATCTTCGATGAATACGACGCTGGCCGTCCGGATGTCATGTTTGTCATTCAGCGCATTCTCGAGCGCGACGGAAAGCTCAATCTGCTCGACCAGAATCTGGTGATCCATCCGCACCCCTCATTCCGCTTGTTCGCCACCGCCAACACCGTTGGCCTGGGCAACTTGAATGGGCTTTACAACGGCACTCAGGTGCTCAATCAGGCGCAGCTGGATCGCTGGAACATTGTCGCCACCCTGAACTACCTGCCGCAGGCTGAAGAAGTTGCCATCGTCGCTGCACGGGTGCCGCATTTGCTCGCCCGCCATGGCGAAGATCTGCTCAGGCAAATGGTGGCAGTGGCCGACCTGACCCGCCAAGGCTTCGCCAGCGGCGACCTGTCGACGCTGATGTCGCCGCGCTGCGTAATTTCCTGGGCGGAGAACATGGAAATTTTCAGCGACCCGGCGCTGGCCTTCCGCCTGTCGTTCCTCAACAAATGCGATGAAGCAGAGCGGCCGATCGTCGCCGAATACTACCAACGCTGTTTCGACCAGGAGCTGGCTGAGTCGGCGTTCCCCTTGCTGGCACTGGCCTGA